The following proteins come from a genomic window of Nicotiana tomentosiformis chromosome 12, ASM39032v3, whole genome shotgun sequence:
- the LOC138902182 gene encoding uncharacterized protein — protein MALGLDVHEQWVMRDSNLLIRQDKGEWETLYIKIIPYRQCVQDLRKRFKSIKFREYPEHAKGDQKRNIRRLAGGFFLNGEILYKRTPDLNLLRCIDSTEAEQIMSEVHAGVCGPHMNGYILAKKILQAWYYWLTMERDCFSFVRKCHQCQIHGDQIHSPHSELHPMSSP, from the exons ATGGCCCTCGGTCTTGACGTGCATGAGCAATGGGTTATGAGAGATTCCaacttgcttatccggcaagaCAAAGGCGAATGGGAGACTTTATACATCAAgattattccatacagacaatgtgtacaagacctgagaaaaagattcaaatccattaagttcag GGAATACCCGGAGCATGCCAAAggagatcaaaaaagaaataTAAGGCGGCTCGCCGgtggtttcttcctgaatggggaaatcctttacaaaaggaccccagactTGAACCTGTTGAGATGCATAGATTCCACAGAAGCTGAGcagatcatgagtgaagtgcatgCGGGGGTatgtggacctcacatgaatggatacaTTTTGGCAAAGAAGATTTTGCAGGCatggtattattggcttactatggagcgagattgcttcagttttgttcgcaagtgtcaccaatgccagattcatggtgaccagATTCACTCGCCTCAttcggagttgcatcccatgtcctctccttga